A window of Bacteroidota bacterium genomic DNA:
CCTATATAACAAAGCACTGTATCCTACTGCTTTAAAAATAATTAACAAAACATTGAAAAGTGCCATTGAAAACGAATCGTTTTTGTATACATTAAAATTACTATCATGGAAAAGCGAAATTTTAAAAACTTCCGAAAAAACCAACGATATACTATCCTATCTGGATAAAGGATTTAAAGAAGAGTCTGATCAAATCAATAAATATATGAACCAGCGGGAGTATTACAAACTTCAATATAAACTTGTCCCGCTGCTAAACACCAAACAGATAATAAGCACTCCTGATCACACAAAAAATATAAGAAAGATACTCTCCGACCCTCTGCTGAAAAACAAAAGGCCGGCTGACATGTCGTACAGCGCCGTTAAATATTATTATAATATAATGGCTGTTGGAACCAGGCAAGAAGGAGATTGGGAAAGATCGAACAGGTACAGAAAAGAATTTGTACTATACCTTGAGGCCGATAAAACTAAATTACACGCAAGAGCACATAATTATATAATGGGTGTACACAACCTGCTTATGAGCCTACGGAAAGTAGGGAATCAAAAAGAGCACGACTTGTACTACAACAAAGTAAATGACTTCATCAATACCTTGCCCAAAAAATATAAAACAAAAAACATTATCAATGAATACATTCAATTGAACATTGAGTACATGAACAATCAGCTCGATCTATTTAACTATGATAAAGTCATCAGCGCTGCCAATGAGACAGAAAAACTAAAAAAAGATGATCTTCAGGCTGACACAGAAACACACATGTTCTTTTATTACTTTGCCTTTTTAGCTTATTTTAGTTTAAATAAATACAAAGCAGCTTTAAGGCACCTCAATAAGATCATGGATTACGCAGATAGCGGCATTCTTCCTGATTTTGTTTACACTTCAAAACTGATCGCTCTTATTGTACATTTTGAACTGGGAGATACTGAATTACTCATCGGGATGGCACGATCAACACAACGGTATTTACTAAAAAAGAGAAAAACAATCCATGAATACGAAAAGATCATATTTGAACTCTTCGGTAAAAAAATTCACATGCAAAATTCCAAAACAGAGTTGACAGAACTTCTCATTGAAACGAAACAAAAACTGGAACTCATTTTTAAAAACACCCGGGAAGTGCAGGTTATGGAATACTTCGACCTGATTGCCTGGCTGGATAGCAAAATTACAGGCCGGTCATTTTCCGACCTTGTGAAGGAAAAGGCAGCTGTGGCAGCTCACCAACAGAAAAGAATACGAAAACAATAAAAACAACCCCGTAAATATACCATACTGGAATGGTTATTGTTTAAGGCGTATACAAGCCTTTTCTTATCTTTACATACAATATGTTACGCCTTAAACTGTTATATTTTATAGTATTCCTTTCTTCCACCTTTGCTTTTGCACAGGCGAAAGATTCCCTGAACCGTATTGATAAAAACGGGCTGAAACAAGGTCATTGGATCAAAAAAGACGATAAAGGAAATGTTGTTTATGATGGTTCGTTTGTAAATGATAGGCCGGTGGGTACATTCACTTATTATTATCCCACAGGTAAAACAAAATCTATTACCACATTCTACAAGAAAGACAATGCTGCTTTTACCCGATTATTTAATCCGGATGGAAAAAAGATAATGCATGGAAAAGTATACGGGACATTGAAAGACAGCACCTGGACCTATTACGGTGACAATGACTCTGTAGCCTCAGTGGAAAATTACCTGAAAGGAAAAAAGAACGGACCGTTTCTATCATATTTTAAAAACGGCAAAGTGCTTGAACAAACTACTTATAAGAACGACCTGATGGATGGTCCGTTTAAACAATACCTTGAAAGTGGCGCACTGCGCATGGAATATAATTACACGAATGGCTTGCGCGATGGTAAAGCAAAATTCTACTACCCCTCCGGCCAGCTAAGTATTGAAGGACTCTATCTGCGTGATTTCAAAGACGGCACCTGGAACTATTATTCCGAAAACGGAAGTCTTGACTGGCAGGTGGTTTATAAGAAAAGTAATGTTGTGAAATCAACCAGATACAATGGCGTTGAAGAGGAGTTTTACCCAAGCAAGATCCCAAGATCAAAAACCACATTTAAAAATGGCTTAAAAAACGGTCCTTTTACCGAGTATTACGATGCCGGCCAGGTTAAACAGGAGACCATTCCCGCTAAAGATGGCTATCCCGAAGAAACAAAAGAAGTAATAACCGATCAAAAAGTGAAACGCAAAGGCAATTACCTGAACAATAAACTCGATGGAAAAGTAACTTATTATAAATTGGACGGAACTATTGAGAAGGAAGAAACGTATAAGTTGGGAGAGTTGGTTAAGTAAGTTCAAGGTTCAAGGTTCAGGGTTCAGGGTTCGTGGTTAGAAAAAATAAAAAGGTTCAAGATTCGTTAATTCTTTTTTTATTCACTATTCGTTGATGAGTAAGCAAGGCAAAGTATTAGTAGCTATGAGCGGTGGAATTGACAGCTCCATTGCTGCTATGCTTTTGCATGAACAGGGCTATGATGTTATTGGCATAACCATGAAAACATGGGACTATGCCTCATCAGGCGCTTCGAAAAAGGAAACCGGTTGCTGCAGCCTGGATTCAATTAATGATGCCCGTATCATGGCTGTTAATCATGGATTCCCGCATTATATTTTAGATATACGTGAAGAGTTCGGCGACTTCATCATCGATAATTTTGTAGACGAATATTTAGCCGGACGTACGCCTAACCCTTGCGTATTGTGCAATACCCATATAAAGTGGGAAGCTTTATTAAAAAGGGCAAACATGCTGGGCTGTGATTACATTGCCACAGGGCATTACGCGCAGGTACGACAGGAAAATGGCCGCTATGTTATTTCAAAAGGATTGGATGAAAATAAAGACCAGAGTTATGTGCTGTGGGGACTTAGTCAGGAAAGTCTGAAGCGCACCATATTCCCTTTAGGTCACATGCGCAAAAGTGAAATAAAAAAAATGGCCATTGATCGCGGTTATGTCGAGCTTGCTAATAAAAGTGAGAGCTATGAAATATGTTTTGTGCCCGACAATGATTACCGGGGCTTTTTAAAGCACAGGGTGGCCGGGCTTGAACAGCGCGTGGACGGAGGTGATTTTGTTTTATCAGACGGAACTGTTGTAGGCAAACATAAAGGGTATCCCTTTTATACTGTGGGACAGCGTAAAGGCCTTGAGATCGCAATGGGTGAACCCATGCACGTTCTTGAAATAGTTCCGGAAACCAACACTGTTGTTTTGGGAACAAAAGAGGATCTTGAAAAGCAGGAAATGCGTGTACGCAATTTTAATCTTATTAAATACTCAACATTGCCTGAAAATTTTGAAGCCTTAACTAAGATCAGGTACAAAGATCCGGGAAGCTTAAGTAATTTATCTATTGAAGACGGCATAATTAAAGTATTGTTCCATAAGAAAGTATCTGCAATCGCCCCAGGGCAATCCGCAGTATTTTATGAAGGAAACGATCTGATAGGTGGAGGTTTTATTGAAAGAATGAAAAAAATACTCCTCTTAATAATAACAGCAACAACTATTTATTCCTGCAAAAAGGATCAGGAAGTAACTACCCTTGATATAGGCTATGGCTATTTCCCCAACCAGGCCGGCAAATATATTATTTACGATGTTGACTCGATTGTAAAAAACAGTTTTACAAAACAGGTCGACACATTTAAATTCCAGG
This region includes:
- a CDS encoding toxin-antitoxin system YwqK family antitoxin, giving the protein MLRLKLLYFIVFLSSTFAFAQAKDSLNRIDKNGLKQGHWIKKDDKGNVVYDGSFVNDRPVGTFTYYYPTGKTKSITTFYKKDNAAFTRLFNPDGKKIMHGKVYGTLKDSTWTYYGDNDSVASVENYLKGKKNGPFLSYFKNGKVLEQTTYKNDLMDGPFKQYLESGALRMEYNYTNGLRDGKAKFYYPSGQLSIEGLYLRDFKDGTWNYYSENGSLDWQVVYKKSNVVKSTRYNGVEEEFYPSKIPRSKTTFKNGLKNGPFTEYYDAGQVKQETIPAKDGYPEETKEVITDQKVKRKGNYLNNKLDGKVTYYKLDGTIEKEETYKLGELVK
- the mnmA gene encoding tRNA 2-thiouridine(34) synthase MnmA; translated protein: MSKQGKVLVAMSGGIDSSIAAMLLHEQGYDVIGITMKTWDYASSGASKKETGCCSLDSINDARIMAVNHGFPHYILDIREEFGDFIIDNFVDEYLAGRTPNPCVLCNTHIKWEALLKRANMLGCDYIATGHYAQVRQENGRYVISKGLDENKDQSYVLWGLSQESLKRTIFPLGHMRKSEIKKMAIDRGYVELANKSESYEICFVPDNDYRGFLKHRVAGLEQRVDGGDFVLSDGTVVGKHKGYPFYTVGQRKGLEIAMGEPMHVLEIVPETNTVVLGTKEDLEKQEMRVRNFNLIKYSTLPENFEALTKIRYKDPGSLSNLSIEDGIIKVLFHKKVSAIAPGQSAVFYEGNDLIGGGFIERMKKILLLIITATTIYSCKKDQEVTTLDIGYGYFPNQAGKYIIYDVDSIVKNSFTKQVDTFKFQVKEVIESVFNDNTGRPTLRLERYRKYYSKTLSYDSMSWILTDVWSANRTSTSAEKMEENVRYVRLIFPVEKYKTWNGNAYNTTGEWNYKYTEIDKAKTVGSIAFDSTLTVIQIDEENLIDKKYYKEMYAKNVGLIYRQIIDAHSDSINAQPIMNRVTSGIIKYTATINKFGG